A single window of Arcobacter venerupis DNA harbors:
- a CDS encoding DUF2721 domain-containing protein, with protein sequence MLTMIETSTVNSVSQLIQLSVAPVFLLAGVAGLLNVFAGRLSRIIDKVDKLDKYEDENQHLDKNSKIIKKIEQRREFLTMRMRNTNLAILFCTSTGLLIALVIVTMFLSAIFEFKDSFFIVILFISAMLCLITSLILFLKEIFYTTSFIKSKKSYIP encoded by the coding sequence ATGTTAACAATGATAGAAACAAGTACTGTAAATAGCGTTTCACAACTAATTCAACTCTCGGTTGCTCCTGTATTTTTACTAGCAGGTGTAGCTGGATTATTAAATGTTTTTGCAGGAAGACTTTCAAGAATTATAGATAAAGTTGATAAATTAGATAAATATGAAGATGAAAATCAACACCTTGATAAAAATAGTAAAATAATTAAAAAGATTGAGCAAAGAAGAGAATTTCTAACCATGAGAATGAGAAATACAAATCTTGCTATACTTTTTTGTACAAGTACTGGTTTATTAATTGCCTTAGTAATTGTTACTATGTTTTTAAGTGCAATATTTGAGTTTAAAGACTCTTTTTTTATTGTTATACTTTTTATTTCAGCGATGCTTTGTTTGATTACTTCTTTAATTTTATTTTTAAAAGAAATTTTCTATACAACCTCTTTTATTAAATCAAAAAAGAGTTATATTCCATAA
- a CDS encoding DUF302 domain-containing protein, protein MQYMEMTTKSVQEVIDSLKEISPKYKFGIQHIHNITETLKSKGIELENECQIVDICNPIIAEKFLSEDMSLSIVMPCKISVYTQDGETIIAMNSLVQLVDDINPDLIEIAQEVQEQLLEIIDEIK, encoded by the coding sequence ATGCAATATATGGAAATGACTACAAAAAGTGTTCAAGAAGTTATTGATTCATTAAAAGAAATATCACCAAAATATAAATTTGGGATTCAACATATTCATAATATAACTGAAACTTTAAAATCAAAAGGCATTGAATTAGAAAATGAGTGTCAAATTGTTGATATTTGTAATCCTATAATTGCTGAAAAATTTTTAAGTGAAGATATGTCACTTTCTATTGTCATGCCTTGTAAAATTTCTGTTTACACACAAGATGGTGAAACAATAATAGCTATGAACTCTTTAGTTCAATTAGTAGATGATATAAATCCTGATTTAATCGAAATTGCACAAGAAGTTCAAGAGCAGTTATTAGAAATAATTGATGAGATAAAATAG
- a CDS encoding methyl-accepting chemotaxis protein encodes MFNIGKTEEEKGRLVAMDENFAIISFKPDGTIIHANDNFLNVLGYKLNEVVGNHHRMFCNKTYTTTTAYTEFWNNLDKGISQINEFERIHKNGSSVWIQASYTPVKNKSGKVTRVIKFAQDITEAKKVIDAVKKAIELAKTGIMKQTITASTKNEGIEELKNGVNDLFEIVSAKVDGDLNKISEALIAFQKLDFRHRITGNNLGEVSVGLNSLANVVNDMLVENKSNGLTLDESSDILLRNVDKLNISSNEAAASLEETAAALEEITSNIRNNTQNIQKMATYSSSVTKSAKDGENLANQTTVAMEEINVQVNSINEAITVIDQIAFQTNILSLNAAVEAATAGEAGKGFAVVAAEVRNLASRSAEAAKEIKNIVGNATSKANQGKEIANHMINGYKELNQNITNTINLIQDIEMSSKEQLTGIEQINDAVNSLDQQTQQNAAVASQTHDVAMNTDTIAKLIVSNANEKEFIGKNDVKAKEMRLNSSSNTRTNQVIHKTEVKKPVKQETKIVSNKSNDTEWESF; translated from the coding sequence ATGTTTAATATAGGGAAAACAGAAGAAGAAAAAGGACGGTTAGTTGCAATGGATGAAAATTTTGCAATTATTTCATTTAAACCAGATGGTACAATAATACATGCAAATGATAATTTTTTAAATGTTCTTGGTTATAAATTAAATGAAGTGGTGGGGAATCATCACCGAATGTTCTGTAATAAAACATATACAACTACAACAGCTTATACAGAATTTTGGAATAATTTAGATAAAGGAATATCTCAAATAAATGAGTTTGAAAGAATTCATAAAAATGGTAGTTCTGTTTGGATTCAAGCTTCATATACTCCTGTAAAAAATAAAAGTGGAAAAGTAACTCGTGTTATTAAATTTGCACAAGATATTACAGAAGCTAAAAAAGTAATTGATGCTGTGAAAAAAGCTATTGAGTTAGCAAAAACAGGAATTATGAAACAAACTATAACTGCATCAACTAAAAATGAAGGTATAGAAGAACTTAAAAATGGTGTTAATGACTTATTTGAAATTGTATCTGCAAAAGTTGATGGGGATTTAAATAAAATATCAGAAGCTTTAATAGCTTTTCAAAAATTAGACTTTAGACATAGAATTACAGGAAATAATTTAGGAGAAGTATCTGTTGGATTAAATAGTCTTGCAAATGTTGTAAATGATATGTTAGTTGAAAATAAATCAAATGGATTAACATTAGATGAAAGCTCAGATATTCTATTAAGAAATGTAGATAAATTAAATATCAGTTCAAATGAAGCAGCAGCAAGCCTAGAAGAAACAGCAGCAGCCTTAGAAGAGATAACATCAAATATTAGAAATAATACGCAAAATATTCAAAAAATGGCAACATATTCAAGTAGTGTTACAAAATCTGCAAAAGATGGAGAGAATTTAGCAAACCAAACAACAGTTGCTATGGAAGAGATAAATGTTCAAGTAAATTCAATCAATGAAGCAATAACAGTAATTGACCAAATAGCTTTTCAAACAAATATTCTTTCTTTAAATGCAGCCGTAGAAGCAGCAACAGCAGGAGAAGCAGGAAAAGGATTTGCAGTAGTTGCAGCAGAAGTAAGAAATCTTGCAAGTAGAAGTGCAGAAGCAGCAAAAGAGATAAAAAATATAGTAGGAAATGCAACTTCAAAAGCCAATCAAGGTAAAGAAATAGCAAATCATATGATAAATGGATATAAAGAGTTAAATCAAAATATAACAAATACTATAAATTTAATTCAAGATATAGAGATGTCAAGTAAAGAACAGCTTACAGGTATAGAACAAATTAATGATGCTGTAAATAGTCTTGACCAACAAACACAACAAAATGCAGCTGTTGCATCACAAACACATGATGTTGCCATGAATACTGATACAATAGCAAAACTTATAGTTTCAAATGCAAATGAAAAAGAGTTTATTGGTAAAAATGATGTTAAAGCTAAAGAAATGAGATTAAACTCTTCATCTAATACAAGAACAAATCAAGTAATACATAAAACTGAAGTAAAAAAACCAGTAAAACAAGAGACAAAAATAGTTTCTAATAAATCTAATGATACGGAATGGGAAAGTTTTTAA
- a CDS encoding PAS domain S-box protein: MQNCNYFEKFIFDTKKFNILIVEDSSSMIKIIDNIFSNNGFNTFLSTSIKDAREKINSIEINYIILDINLPDGNGYELIKEWSSSKTKIIVLTSQTDSQLREISYQKGIIDFINKDKNFIYKISEIPNLIKQLEKNIAKTILIVEDSFVVREQLKDIYENRKYKVLTASNITIALDFINTNRIDLMLLDLELEKENGFEFLIKNKKTILDELKIKVVIVSGSISSTILRDAFRLGVRDIIKKPYVIEELILKTDMFINDKEIEDKMDCSKQLLEQYKNTVDRSSIVSKADTNGIITYVNDAFCEISGYKEDELLGKSHNIIKHPDTDSSIFKNMWQVIKEEKRTWTGIIKNKKKDGSDYWVQSIINPILDTDGNIIEYIGIRTDITQITQAKQYLKEQYNISQNNFQEIMNLSKLYESAMDESNIILRINTEGNITYLNEKFYKISGYTKEELIGQPYDNIKRIFPLNEDNNKIMKHLKSGKIWNGQVHNIFKDGKIHYFLATVIPIINLNGEILEYMSIRKEITEIIKLHEEIEDTQREIIYKMGEIGESRSNETGNHVKRVAEYSKLLALLSGLDEKECDILFTASPMHDIGKVGVPDSILNKPGKLDENEWKIMRKHTVIGFNILKNSKREILKAAAVVAMTHHEKWDGTGYPRNLKGQDIHIYGRITAIADVFDALGSHRCYKKAWEDEAIFKLLENEKGKHFDPKLIDLFFENIDKFKEIRDRYKD; the protein is encoded by the coding sequence ATGCAAAATTGTAATTATTTTGAAAAATTTATCTTTGATACTAAAAAATTCAATATCTTAATCGTAGAAGATTCTTCTTCTATGATTAAGATTATTGATAATATTTTTTCAAATAATGGATTTAATACTTTCTTATCAACAAGTATAAAAGATGCAAGAGAAAAAATAAACTCAATAGAAATAAACTATATAATTTTAGATATTAATCTCCCTGATGGAAATGGTTATGAACTTATAAAAGAGTGGTCTTCATCAAAAACTAAAATAATAGTTCTTACATCACAAACAGATTCTCAATTAAGAGAAATTTCTTATCAAAAAGGGATAATTGATTTTATAAATAAAGATAAAAATTTTATATATAAAATTTCTGAAATACCTAATTTGATAAAACAACTTGAAAAAAATATAGCAAAAACAATTTTAATAGTAGAAGATTCTTTTGTTGTTAGAGAACAACTTAAAGATATATATGAAAATAGAAAGTATAAAGTATTAACAGCTTCAAATATAACTATTGCCTTAGACTTTATTAATACAAATAGAATTGATTTGATGTTACTTGATTTAGAATTAGAAAAAGAAAATGGTTTTGAATTTTTAATAAAAAATAAAAAGACAATTTTAGATGAATTAAAAATAAAAGTTGTAATTGTAAGTGGAAGTATTTCTTCTACTATATTAAGAGATGCTTTTAGATTAGGAGTTAGAGATATAATAAAAAAACCTTATGTAATAGAAGAATTAATTTTAAAAACTGATATGTTTATAAATGATAAAGAGATAGAAGATAAAATGGATTGTTCAAAGCAACTTCTTGAACAATATAAAAATACTGTAGATAGAAGTTCAATAGTCTCAAAGGCAGATACAAATGGAATCATAACTTATGTAAATGATGCTTTTTGTGAGATTTCAGGATATAAAGAAGATGAACTTTTAGGTAAATCTCATAATATCATAAAACATCCAGATACAGATTCTTCTATTTTTAAAAATATGTGGCAAGTGATTAAAGAAGAAAAAAGAACTTGGACGGGTATCATTAAAAATAAGAAAAAAGATGGTAGTGATTATTGGGTTCAATCAATAATAAATCCAATTTTAGATACGGATGGAAATATAATTGAATATATAGGAATTAGAACTGATATAACCCAAATAACTCAAGCTAAACAATACTTAAAAGAGCAATATAATATCTCTCAAAATAATTTCCAAGAAATTATGAATTTATCAAAACTTTATGAAAGTGCAATGGATGAAAGTAATATTATATTAAGAATAAATACAGAAGGAAATATTACATATTTAAATGAAAAATTTTATAAAATTAGTGGATATACCAAAGAAGAATTAATTGGACAACCTTATGATAATATAAAAAGAATATTCCCATTAAATGAAGATAACAATAAAATAATGAAGCATTTAAAAAGTGGTAAAATCTGGAATGGTCAAGTTCATAATATTTTTAAAGATGGAAAAATTCATTATTTTTTAGCAACTGTCATCCCAATTATAAATCTAAATGGTGAAATCCTAGAGTATATGAGTATTAGAAAAGAAATAACAGAAATTATAAAATTACATGAAGAAATAGAAGATACTCAAAGAGAAATTATTTATAAAATGGGTGAAATTGGAGAGAGTAGAAGTAATGAAACAGGAAATCATGTAAAAAGAGTTGCAGAATATTCAAAACTTTTAGCATTGCTATCTGGTCTTGATGAAAAAGAGTGTGATATTTTATTTACAGCAAGCCCAATGCATGATATTGGAAAAGTTGGTGTTCCTGATTCAATTTTAAATAAACCTGGAAAATTAGATGAAAATGAATGGAAAATTATGCGAAAACATACGGTTATTGGATTTAATATTCTTAAAAACTCAAAAAGAGAAATACTAAAAGCAGCAGCAGTTGTGGCAATGACACACCATGAAAAATGGGATGGAACAGGTTATCCACGAAACTTAAAAGGTCAAGACATTCATATTTATGGAAGAATTACAGCAATTGCAGATGTATTTGATGCATTAGGGAGCCATAGATGTTATAAAAAAGCATGGGAAGATGAAGCAATTTTTAAACTTTTAGAAAATGAAAAAGGAAAACACTTTGACCCTAAATTAATTGATTTATTTTTTGAAAATATTGATAAATTTAAAGAGATTCGAGATAGGTATAAAGATTAA
- a CDS encoding PAS domain-containing sensor histidine kinase: protein MKQNHYLKTEFYEKIKKDSIIFDFLEENSLDGVWYWDLENPQNEWMSPKFWQVLGYLPEEKEHLSSQWQEIIFPEDLKKATENFYKHYENPNYPYDQIVRYKHKKGHTIWVRCRGNIIRDDHGKPIRMIGVHNDITEEKYFQEKLEQKVEEEIKKRFKQERLLVQQSKMATMGEMMAAIAHNWRQPLNTISLLSASITKKLLNSKLTKDYIDNWIIKMNNQVNFMSQTIDDFRNFYKPEEKFKEVSLKKIILKVISLISLQLKINNIKIEVNIQEPILLVCLENQLQQALINVLINSKEAILNKNIKNGMILLNAKKDDSFVNLIIQDNGGGIENEENFTSIFEPYFTTKANSHGTGIGLYMTKIIIEQNMKGKIETKNINNGFEFTIKIPI, encoded by the coding sequence ATGAAACAAAATCACTATTTAAAAACTGAATTCTATGAAAAAATTAAAAAAGATTCAATAATTTTTGATTTTTTAGAAGAAAACTCTTTAGATGGAGTATGGTATTGGGATCTTGAAAATCCTCAAAATGAATGGATGAGTCCTAAATTTTGGCAAGTATTAGGTTATTTACCAGAAGAAAAAGAACATTTATCTTCACAATGGCAAGAAATAATATTTCCGGAAGATTTAAAAAAAGCAACTGAAAACTTTTATAAACACTATGAAAATCCAAATTATCCCTATGATCAAATTGTACGATACAAACATAAAAAAGGACATACAATTTGGGTTAGATGTAGAGGAAATATAATTAGAGATGACCACGGGAAACCAATAAGAATGATTGGTGTGCATAATGATATTACAGAAGAAAAATATTTTCAAGAAAAACTTGAACAAAAAGTTGAAGAAGAGATTAAGAAACGATTTAAACAAGAAAGACTACTTGTTCAACAATCTAAAATGGCAACAATGGGTGAAATGATGGCTGCAATAGCACATAATTGGAGACAACCCCTTAATACAATTTCTCTACTAAGTGCTTCTATAACTAAAAAATTATTAAATTCTAAATTAACAAAAGATTATATTGATAACTGGATTATTAAAATGAATAATCAAGTAAATTTCATGTCTCAAACAATTGATGATTTTAGAAATTTCTATAAACCAGAGGAAAAATTCAAGGAAGTTTCCTTAAAAAAAATAATTTTAAAAGTAATATCTTTAATTAGTTTACAACTCAAAATAAATAACATAAAAATAGAGGTTAATATACAAGAACCAATTTTGCTCGTGTGTTTGGAAAATCAATTGCAACAAGCTTTAATCAATGTATTAATTAATTCAAAAGAAGCAATACTAAATAAAAATATAAAAAATGGAATGATTTTATTAAATGCTAAAAAAGATGATTCTTTTGTAAATTTAATTATTCAAGACAATGGTGGAGGAATAGAAAATGAAGAAAATTTTACATCTATATTTGAACCATATTTTACTACTAAAGCAAATTCACATGGAACAGGGATAGGATTATATATGACTAAAATAATTATCGAACAAAATATGAAAGGAAAAATAGAAACAAAAAATATAAATAACGGTTTTGAATTTACTATAAAAATCCCTATTTAA
- a CDS encoding response regulator transcription factor — translation MDFSKQNILIVEDNIETLEIMIELFESEFSTVLKATNGDEAFETFKNNKIDVILCDINIPKLNGLDTINKIRKIDYSIPIIVISAYSDSDNLLKASNSNIQGYITKPLTLDKIEEIMAKIFYHQNHQLINNIQLNSSTILDLENSQVIVNNKVKKLTYKEIEFIKLLLQKKNSVVSYMTIEQVLWNDGKIMTSTSLRTLVKNIRKKLSCDIIENIPKVGYKLEIKN, via the coding sequence ATGGATTTTTCTAAACAAAATATTTTAATTGTTGAAGATAATATAGAAACATTAGAAATTATGATTGAACTTTTTGAATCAGAATTTTCTACTGTTTTAAAAGCAACAAATGGAGATGAAGCTTTTGAAACTTTCAAAAATAACAAAATTGATGTAATCTTATGTGATATAAATATACCTAAATTAAATGGACTAGATACAATAAATAAAATTCGAAAAATTGATTATTCTATCCCAATTATAGTCATTTCTGCATATTCAGATAGTGATAATCTGCTAAAAGCTTCTAACAGCAATATACAAGGATATATTACTAAACCACTAACTTTGGACAAGATAGAAGAGATAATGGCTAAAATATTTTATCACCAAAATCATCAGTTGATAAATAATATTCAATTAAATTCCTCAACTATTTTAGATTTAGAAAATTCGCAAGTAATAGTTAATAATAAAGTTAAAAAATTGACTTATAAAGAAATAGAATTTATAAAATTATTATTACAGAAAAAAAACTCAGTAGTTTCATATATGACAATTGAACAAGTATTATGGAATGATGGCAAAATTATGACTAGCACAAGTTTGAGAACATTAGTAAAAAACATTCGTAAAAAATTATCTTGCGATATAATTGAAAATATTCCAAAGGTTGGATATAAGTTAGAAATTAAAAACTAA
- a CDS encoding YcaO-like family protein: MNLLSKNSPVEQSINKMKAVLKDVGCEASFSQEKHPLENCFSVNLASNEAPNHIYSNGKGTISDASIASAYGEYIERLQTNNFFIDFHLPNRKYYPDEVAFDFGGDYLNPELKNIYSANGELEDKDLVDFNSDYMDKIVALPFIKESTKEKTYIPINILSNLFVSNGLATGNTANEAKVQALSEIFERYAKIAIIKEGYALPQFPEEVVKSFPKVYKDAQTLRDLGYIIEILDASLGGVFPVTAISLINTKNNTLFVSFGAHPILEVSLERTMTELMQGRDLTNLDAFEIPTFDMSLVADSFNLEAHFIDSNGKLGFPFLSSKKSFEYAPWKYEGNGSDDEYAFLLDILKSQDREMYVREYTYLDFYSCQMIVPNFSEVYPLDDMVYNNKNNGKLIRDMVLNFEKYDTNEILDTLDSLDDSLNMQLYIGVIFEENFTMGDFKAQMLLLLEEYDDALEILEFSNNKFGHLVAQLLRMQNDELVWEEYETALNNVYGKEKIQKAVDVIEGKGFLINRTLHKDYNNMLSMFDKLEVKKLAFYK, from the coding sequence ATGAACTTATTATCAAAAAATAGCCCAGTAGAACAATCAATTAATAAAATGAAAGCTGTATTAAAAGATGTTGGTTGTGAAGCCTCATTTTCACAAGAAAAACACCCTTTAGAAAACTGCTTTTCAGTAAATTTAGCTTCAAATGAAGCACCAAATCACATCTATTCAAATGGAAAAGGAACAATCTCAGATGCTTCAATAGCTAGTGCTTATGGAGAATACATTGAAAGATTACAAACTAACAACTTTTTTATAGATTTCCATTTACCAAATAGAAAATATTATCCTGATGAAGTTGCTTTTGATTTTGGAGGAGATTATTTAAATCCTGAATTAAAAAATATTTATAGTGCAAATGGTGAACTTGAAGACAAAGATTTAGTGGATTTTAACAGCGATTATATGGACAAAATCGTAGCTTTACCATTCATCAAAGAATCAACAAAAGAAAAAACATATATTCCAATAAATATTTTAAGTAACCTTTTTGTGAGCAACGGACTTGCAACTGGAAATACAGCAAATGAAGCAAAAGTTCAAGCACTTAGTGAAATCTTTGAAAGATACGCAAAAATTGCTATCATCAAAGAGGGTTATGCACTTCCACAGTTTCCTGAAGAAGTTGTAAAATCATTTCCAAAAGTTTACAAAGATGCTCAAACTTTAAGGGATTTAGGTTACATAATCGAGATTTTAGATGCATCGCTTGGTGGAGTTTTTCCTGTAACGGCAATTTCACTAATAAACACTAAAAACAATACTCTTTTTGTATCTTTTGGAGCGCACCCTATTTTGGAAGTAAGTCTTGAGCGAACTATGACAGAACTTATGCAAGGAAGAGATTTGACAAATCTTGATGCCTTTGAAATTCCTACTTTTGATATGAGTTTAGTAGCTGATAGTTTTAACTTAGAAGCTCACTTTATTGATTCAAATGGAAAATTAGGTTTCCCATTTTTAAGCTCTAAAAAAAGTTTTGAATATGCTCCTTGGAAATATGAAGGAAATGGAAGCGATGATGAATACGCATTTTTACTTGATATTTTAAAATCTCAAGATAGAGAAATGTATGTAAGAGAATATACTTATTTAGATTTTTATTCTTGTCAAATGATTGTTCCAAATTTCTCAGAAGTTTATCCACTAGATGACATGGTTTATAACAACAAAAATAATGGAAAACTAATCCGAGATATGGTTTTAAACTTTGAAAAGTATGATACAAATGAGATTTTAGACACACTTGATAGTTTAGATGATTCACTTAATATGCAACTATATATTGGTGTTATTTTTGAAGAAAACTTTACAATGGGAGATTTTAAAGCTCAAATGTTACTTCTTTTAGAAGAGTATGATGATGCTTTAGAAATTTTAGAGTTTTCAAACAATAAATTTGGTCATTTAGTAGCTCAACTTCTTAGAATGCAAAATGATGAACTTGTATGGGAAGAGTATGAAACTGCATTAAATAATGTTTATGGAAAAGAAAAAATCCAAAAAGCAGTAGATGTTATTGAAGGTAAAGGCTTTTTAATAAATAGAACTTTACACAAAGATTATAACAATATGTTGTCAATGTTTGATAAATTAGAAGTTAAAAAATTGGCTTTTTATAAATAA
- a CDS encoding AAA family ATPase, with amino-acid sequence MELVYLWVEEYKNIKNQGFNFSTRFECEFDGKTLTINENEDYVSIFPDNINVTAIVGENGSGKSNLLELISDIGYYEDPYRKKDYPVIFSELVQIIVYYNRLINKLYIYKRNLIATVNNKSSVTEKEIPSEFIQKIFIKPTPSHNQQEYLLLLDFLKNNNMDFPFDTPEIISFGIHDDFYDLLNLIENKEFDFWPCYDVYEENKPKKFKIYRILLLLAYLKNYEIDFVLQASENLDITISELENKINIDIKEKIRSFIQTPQEDFSVISSNYVNIKKIPSDFFKIYIEIIKRKNGNEFLDFIGKNVFNFDFYPKISDGQYQLTYIFNSIYSQINQETIFLCIDEGENYLHPNWQKKYINYLYQFLKENFSSKQIHLIISSHSPFLLSDLPKENIVFLIKDDDGNCKNISKDIKLKTFGANIHTLLSNGFFMSDGLMGEFAKNKINEIKKFYDFIQKFKSRINSKEKTIERVANYYLKRRNKFEHIQSIIGEPFLQTIIKNYLDELKEIFDKESYKSNKKQELLKQFSEKELEEYLESLKNDKA; translated from the coding sequence ATGGAATTAGTTTATTTATGGGTTGAAGAGTATAAAAATATTAAGAATCAGGGGTTTAATTTTTCGACTAGGTTTGAGTGTGAGTTTGATGGAAAGACTTTAACTATAAATGAAAATGAAGATTATGTGAGTATTTTTCCTGATAATATAAATGTTACTGCTATTGTTGGTGAGAATGGGAGTGGAAAAAGTAATTTATTGGAATTGATTAGTGATATTGGATATTATGAAGATCCGTATAGGAAAAAAGATTATCCCGTTATATTTTCAGAATTAGTTCAAATAATTGTTTACTATAATAGATTAATAAATAAACTTTACATATACAAAAGAAATCTTATAGCAACCGTAAATAATAAGTCTTCAGTCACTGAAAAAGAAATACCTAGTGAATTTATTCAAAAAATATTTATAAAACCAACTCCTTCTCATAATCAGCAAGAATATTTACTATTATTAGATTTTTTAAAAAATAATAATATGGATTTTCCTTTTGATACACCAGAAATTATAAGTTTTGGCATACATGATGATTTTTATGATTTATTAAATCTTATAGAAAATAAAGAATTTGATTTTTGGCCATGTTATGATGTTTATGAAGAAAATAAGCCTAAAAAATTCAAAATATATCGTATCCTTTTATTACTTGCATATTTGAAAAATTATGAAATAGATTTTGTTCTACAAGCATCAGAAAATCTTGATATTACGATTTCAGAGTTAGAAAATAAAATAAATATTGATATTAAGGAAAAAATTAGAAGTTTTATTCAAACTCCTCAAGAAGATTTTTCTGTTATCTCAAGTAATTATGTAAATATTAAAAAAATTCCAAGTGATTTTTTCAAAATATATATTGAAATTATTAAAAGAAAAAATGGTAATGAATTTCTTGACTTCATAGGAAAAAATGTATTTAACTTTGATTTTTATCCTAAAATAAGTGATGGTCAATATCAATTAACATACATATTTAATAGTATATATTCACAAATAAATCAAGAAACTATATTTCTTTGTATAGATGAGGGTGAAAATTACTTACATCCAAACTGGCAAAAAAAATATATAAATTATTTATATCAATTTTTGAAAGAGAATTTTTCTAGTAAGCAAATTCATCTTATTATTAGCTCACATTCTCCATTTTTACTTTCTGATTTACCAAAAGAAAACATTGTATTTCTTATAAAAGATGATGATGGGAATTGCAAAAATATAAGTAAAGATATAAAACTCAAAACCTTTGGAGCAAATATTCACACATTACTTTCTAATGGATTTTTTATGAGTGATGGGCTTATGGGTGAGTTTGCGAAAAATAAAATAAATGAGATTAAAAAGTTTTATGATTTTATTCAAAAATTTAAATCTAGAATTAATTCAAAAGAGAAAACTATTGAACGTGTTGCAAATTATTATTTAAAAAGAAGAAATAAATTTGAACACATTCAATCAATAATAGGTGAACCGTTTTTACAAACAATTATCAAAAATTATTTGGATGAATTAAAAGAAATATTTGATAAAGAAAGTTATAAAAGCAATAAAAAACAAGAGCTTTTAAAACAATTCTCAGAAAAAGAATTAGAAGAATATTTAGAGAGTTTGAAAAATGATAAAGCTTAA